In Lolium perenne isolate Kyuss_39 chromosome 5, Kyuss_2.0, whole genome shotgun sequence, the sequence ACCCAAAGTGATGGGAGATGTTAAATTCATTGCCAAAACATAGATATGTATTTTTGACATTGGTTATTTATAGTGAATACAATTATCACCATATAATGGAGAACCTATAGTAGTTTTGTGAGAAACTCAATTAGTGTCATGTATGATGGATTTTTGTCTTGATAGACATATGACACGATAATAGTTCTATGATGTAGGTTCCATAATTTTATGTAATACCAATGTAAAATAAAGCATATAGTGATCATGCCGGAATTCAATTTTACTTTGATAGTAAAATTTTCATTTGGTAAACAACAAGTATGCTCTAGAGGAACAATTGAATGTTAAGCTAGTGCTTCCATGCATGCCATATATGTGTGTTGATCTCAAATAGTAAGTTAACACATTGTAGATTTTTTCCCATATTTATGGAGTACATCTCTCATTAAAACATGGTGGATAATGAAAGATTAAATTTGAGGTAGTCACATATTTTATTGGCAATTGTATCTCATATTTTGAATGAGAATTTCACAAGAAAATTTGATTTAAATTGCAAAATAAAATTGTTGTATCAAATTGCATGTTATATAAAATGCTAGAGGCAAATATATACAACACTATATATTTCAGAAATATGCGAAATTTGAGTAAAATATTCTAGCCCAATATGTGGAAGTTTGAGGGCTTGACGTGGTACTTTTACATGATGTAAAATCGTACATAATTATAATTGTTTCATGCAATTTAGCAAGACCATATTATAATTATTTCATGCAATTTAGCAAGACCATATGATCTGTAGTAGTTGTAATGCTAAAGGCTTAAATGTAAACAACAATAAGCAGTTGGTCGAAAACCTCGGTAATGTAAAAATATGCAAAGTCCCACGAATAGGATGACTCGTCTGTAACATGCAAAAGCTAGAGAGCTAATTTGTAAGTATCAGTTTAGCCTAGAGTCTGAACCAGAAACTACAGGGACATTTGCATAAATTACTAAATCTGAAGGAGTAAACGAAAACAACCAAGAGATAAGGTTTCCTATCCTTCCTGCGTGGATAGATAGGAATCAATGGATTCGTTTGCTTCTGCCCAACTTTGCTGTGCGATGGCAACCCGGCCGGTCGCTGTGGCCACCGCATAAATTTCTGTTGTGGAGCCGATTGAGGAGAAGGGGTGTGAAGGCCTGAAGGGTGGACTCGTTGCATCGATTTCTGGCGCCGCCTAGAGGACGAGCGCACCGCGCGTTGCCAGTGGGCATCGCGGGGCACTGGCCGTGCTGCAGTGCTCTGAAGAACATCGGCCCTGCGGGTTGGTGGACGGAGGGCACCGCTGCGTCGCCGGCAGaggccgcggccgcggccgccgccATCGGTCGTCGCCTTCGCCGCGCCTGGTTGCCACGCCACCACGAGGAACCGGGCCGAGGGCCACGGCCGTCTCAGGAGGACGAGCGCCGGGGCCGGCGTTGCCTCTGCGCTCGTGTGAGCATGGTCGAGGACCGCTGCCGCGGGCGTGGGACGCCGTGATTGTTCGCGCCGGTGCGAGTAGACGAGGGCCAGTGACGAAGACGCCGGCGGAGACGACTAAGCTTCCTCCCTGAtatttctttccttcctcttctcaatctCTCATGTTGCTCTCGGTAGAGGCAGTGCTGATAACGTGTTTAAGAACTAATGAGTGAGAGAATCAAGTGATCTTTCATTGATGATTGTTGGGGGTATATATACCCACCGAACAGACGCCTATAAGGCGGTTACAAAGACATCCCTTCGGGATTACAGCGTTTGGACAAAAGTAACTACCTACTTAGCTTATGATCTAAGCAAATCTTAATAACTTCCTAGTTAGCTTAGTATCAAAGCTATCCTATTTCTAACAGGACTCACCCGCCATGTCCTTGGCACCGTTTTTGCCACGCCGTCGAACACGTCGCCCACCTCCAACTGGGTGCGGGATGACTACACCGTTCTCTCCTGGATGATCTCCTCCGAGCTCCTCGGCACCATCATGGCCCCGGCACCGTTTTTGCCACGCCGTCGAACACGTCGCCCACCTCCAACTGGGTGCGGGATGACTACACCGTTCTCTCCTGGATGATCTCCTCCGAGCTCCTCGGCACCATCATGGCCCCGGGCTCTACGGCACAGCAGATCAGGGACGCCATCGCTAGCCTCTTCCAGGACAACAAGCAATTTGCATATTGTGTGCATCTAATTGTCTGCAGAAGATACAGTAGATGCGATAGAGTATCAATCAAACCAAGCAACACAGTTGTACACTACTCGTACTGTCCGACATCAAGATGCTCAACAGCCCGCTAGATAGTACATAGTATGATACAAGTTCAAGCTATTAATTTGATCATCACAGTGGCCAACCCCTCAAAGTACAAAGTCAGAAAAGAACAATAGGACAGCTGAAATGCGATAAACATTGCTGAATACAACCCAAACCATGTATCGTCCAAAATAAGTAATAATACGGCCTAGCTTAATATTATCAAGTTCAGGTGATGCTCGGATAACATAGCATCAACAGACTGCTGAAATAGTCTCATACATGCCAAGGTACCCAGAATCGGAGCTTCCCCAAGAGCGCATGGAAGGGGAGATAGCACTACGGAAGCACTGGCCCTGAAATGAAAGCATGCGAGCTGACTTCAAGCAAAGAAACCCACACCACACGGCCTGAACCATAGAAATGACAGAAGTATTAGCTACCAAATTTGCACAGAACCGAACCAGTAGAATTGTATGAACACAATAGAAGAGCAAGCAGTTAAATATCAAACTGACTTGTGACCATAACATTAAGCTCACGTGTATATTTTTTTATTGCTTGGAATCCAAACACTGAAGGGAATACACAGTCACCTACTGAAAGATTTTCTCTTTCAGAAAGATTGCACCAATTCAGATAAACTGAATTCTACGGTATTATGAAAAGAAAACTGAAACAGATGGGCTATCTTTCCACAAACAATATCATCAACTGAATCTACGCAGGGATCTACAAGGTACTCAACGGATTTATGACAAAGCGATGTATAATCATACACAACATGACACGAATAATATCCTTTCTAGACTTCCTTGATCTACTAAATCACCAAATACAAGAAAAAATACAGGCACAATAGTATCTTTATTAATTGTAAAGTTGAGATAATGTAAAGTTGAGATTAGTTGTGGCAGTATGGAACTTAATGTGATCAATGACAGTTTTTATAACCAAGACAAACGGCCAACCCCGAATGTCCAAGAGAATAAACACATTATGGTACTACCTCAGTTCAAATGAATAAGGCTTATATTTTCTCAAGAAAATTCAAGCTAAGTAAGGTTTAACAAAACTTTTAGAAAAAACTATGAACAACTATAAAATTATATAGATATCACATGAAAATACATTTCATGATGTATCTAACGGTATTTACTTTTTTTTTGTACATGTCAATGATTGTTTCTAAGAACTTGGTCAAATTTTACGTAGTTTGACTTGTAGAAGAAAAAAAATACAAGCCTTGTTCATTGGTACGGAGGTAGTATGAAGTAAGATGGGATTGCTCAAGATGCTGATTTTAGAGGTATATCATTCAGAAGCAGAAGCTAAAAAGTCCAGTCACAAACTTGCAACAAGCCTCGTAAACTAAACTATCAATTAAGACACTAATCCCCCAGGAAAATATACACGTTTGTTAATTCTGATGGGGATCTCAAAGTTGTCTATGATAAATCAAAATGAACAAGGAAATCAGAGTGAGCGGGCGGTTAAATTGTAAACCCATTGTACAAAACTGCATAATCAAAATGAACATTACAATCCAAAGCAACATGGAACCGAGATAACCCTTGTGGTTGGTCCTGTTGTCGAAACTACATGTGGCCTAGGGTGCATAAAACCGGTCCTAGGAAAGCTTCAAATGAAGTTTGATGTCATGTAACATAGTACCAACATAGTACTGAGATAACCCTTATGGTTGGCCCTATTGTCACAATTACAATTTCCAAATTTGTAAGCTTCGGGATGACAGATACAACTACAACGGCAGGATAGGACAACGAACAGCACTAGCAACCAACAAAATTGTGATGAGAACATGGATGATGGCCTCCCACCTTTTGATTTTGAGCACAATCACTTCAGTATCCTATTGCTACCTACAGAATATCTTGCAAGAAGAAATCCCTATAAGCTAACAGATCCTAGAAAGGATGGGAAACTGTGCTTCCAACAAAGCTAACGCACATACTCATGAATTAGCTAGGTCAGCAAAAGGTTCAGTCCAAAATGTCTGGATAATGAACCTCCTGATGTGATTATACCTCTTTTGGTTTCAGACGTAACACTTATCTCCAATGAATAAAGAGGTGTAGGTTATATAAAAAAAAAAGCTAATGCACATACTTATGGTAGTATTAAGCACCCGCAACGGCGCAACAAGCTACTCCAAGCAAAACAATTGTGCATAAAAATGACACCGTTAAGAGTAGAGAATTGATTGTGCTTCCATGTTCCATTAGCCTACTCCAAAGATAATGCAAATACTTATGATAGCATGCATGCATGAGAACGCAACAAGCTAATCCAGCCAAAACAATTGTGCACAAAAATGACACCAATAAGAGCTAGCAGAGGTTGTCTGGTGCTATAAATTACCTGAAATTCTTCAGTTGTCTGGTGCGAGGAACGCGGGCGGCCATGCGAGGAAGTAGGCGAACATGGGGTGGCCATATTCCTTGCCACGTTTGGTCGCCAGGAGCTCCATCTTGCCGGTGTCCATATGGAAGGAGAAGCGGCCGAATCCCCACGTCTTGATGAACACCTTCCCTGTGCGGCCGGCGTCCATGTCGCTGGGCCAGACGCAGAGGGTCCTGAACATGGGGTCGACGGGCAGGCCACGCAGCTTGTCGCAGAGCACGAGCAAGTCGACGATTTTCCTCTCCAGAATCCAGCCCTTGTCGCCCTTCCCGCGTACCCAGAGCTGCAGCTGCTGCTCGGCGTCGGTGACCAGGCAAAGGCGCCCATCCGGCGTCTCCCCGATGCGGTACTTGGGGTTGCGGTTGTGCGCAAACAGCTCGCCCGGCGCCGCCAAGTAGGAGAACCTGAGCGTGGAAGGGTCCAGCACGAGCAGACGCGAGGACTGGCAGATGTGCCAGTAGATCTTCCCGGCGGCGCGCACGGCGCGTCCCTCGAACCAATAGGGATCGAAATCGACCAGCACCTGCTCGTCCCGCGGGAGCGCGCGCCAGCTGCACTTGCCGTCGTCGACGGACGCGACCCAGGCGCGAGGGTGCCCTCCGTCGATGGCGAAGCAGACGGCCTCGAAGCAGAGCTTGCTCGGGTGCGTGCGGGAGAGAAGCGCGGAGCCGACGTAGTACCTTGAGCTGCGCCAGCGGCGGTCATCGGGCACCGTgtcgcgcggcggcggcgagaggaccgtgcggcggcgggtggccgggtcgaggacgaggaagcgGGGGAGGACCACCTTGGGGACGCTCTCGCTCGGCTCGAGAAGGAGGAGACCTTGATGCGCATCGTAGACAAAGAAACGGGAGGCGTCCGGGGCGAAATCGAGGGAAAGGCGCGGGGAGGAGGCGTCGAGGGGAGCGAACACGGCGGGGGTTTCGACGATCTTTGGATCCCGCTCAGGGAACGGAACGTGGACTTCGGCTGGGTGGAAGAAGTAGCCGAGGAGAGGAGGATCGCGAGGGAGGCAGCGGGAGGCCAGGCGGCGCCAGCGGTGGGAGGCGAGGGCAGCACGGAGGAGGTCGGCGAGGGAGAGGCGGCGGAGAATGTCCTGAAGGACGAACTCGGTGAGGACATCGATCGACGGCGTTTCCGCCACCGCAGCCTGTGGCTCCACCGTCGATGGGGAAGGAACCAAGGTGGAGGAAGGCGGggttttggtttttcttttcgtcTTCTTGCCTCTGCTCTTCGACGCCGGCGCCATGGTTGGAGGTCCAGACTACTATCTCGCCTTCCTTGGCAGTCTGGCTATAAAATGGAGCAGCATTTACTGTTTGGAAGAAAAGCAAAACACCACCCACAGAACACCCAAGTCGGGTGAAATTACAGTTGTCCATGCCTAGCCCGGCCTGGATGGCCCGACCCGGCCCAAAAATCCCGGGCCGGGCGGGGCTAAGCTCAGGCCTACAGCTGGGCATGGGCAACCCGTCCCGGACGGCCTGATCCGTCCCGGCCCAAAAATCCCGAGCTGGGCTTGCAAGTCGGGTCGGGTTCGGGCCTGAATTTGGAGCCGAACGTCGGGCCGGGTCGGGCTCGGGCTTGAAGAAAACAAGAT encodes:
- the LOC127300457 gene encoding uncharacterized protein; this translates as MAPASKSRGKKTKRKTKTPPSSTLVPSPSTVEPQAAVAETPSIDVLTEFVLQDILRRLSLADLLRAALASHRWRRLASRCLPRDPPLLGYFFHPAEVHVPFPERDPKIVETPAVFAPLDASSPRLSLDFAPDASRFFVYDAHQGLLLLEPSESVPKVVLPRFLVLDPATRRRTVLSPPPRDTVPDDRRWRSSRYYVGSALLSRTHPSKLCFEAVCFAIDGGHPRAWVASVDDGKCSWRALPRDEQVLVDFDPYWFEGRAVRAAGKIYWHICQSSRLLVLDPSTLRFSYLAAPGELFAHNRNPKYRIGETPDGRLCLVTDAEQQLQLWVRGKGDKGWILERKIVDLLVLCDKLRGLPVDPMFRTLCVWPSDMDAGRTGKVFIKTWGFGRFSFHMDTGKMELLATKRGKEYGHPMFAYFLAWPPAFLAPDN